ATTTTGTTTTCATAATAAATCTTTTAAAGGTTTAGAAAGTCAGAGTTATACCGCCCATGATTGTGCGTTGTTGAGGATAATATCCGTTATTCACTCCCGGAGATTCGGGGTCGATTCCATCGGGAAGACCGGAGATCGTGAATAAATTGGAACCTTCTACATAAATTCTAAGATTCTGAATTCCCACAGGGCTCATCCACTTTTTAGGGAATGTATAACCTAGCTGTGCCGATTTGAGACGAAGGTATCTGCCATTACGCAACCAGAAGGTAGAAGCTAATCCATTGTCTCCTCCATGTCCTTGATTTCCCAGAGTCAGACGTGGGAATGTTCCATTCGGATTTTCCGTGGTATACGCATTCTGAACCAGATATAAAGGTGAGTTGGCACCTTCTTTGAATGCTTGTGTCCAGACCGTATTGTCATCATAACCATTATAGTAAGTTCCGGTTAATGATACATCGAACAATGCGCCTCCAGTAAATTGTGCGCTTAAATCAAATCCGTTCCAGGCACAATTCAAGTTCAGACCATAAGTCAGTTCCGGACGATTGCCCCGTCCTACACGTGTTCTGTCATCTTCATCTATTTTGCCATCGCCATTTAAATCCTTATATTTGATGTCACCTACATTAGGACGGGTTCCATACCATGCGGAATTATCAATTTCTTCTTCCGAACGGAACAAACCTTCTGCCACCCATACGACTGAAGCGTCTACACTGCGACCTGTACGTTTTCTCCATTCTACAGTATTGGGACTATCCGGATAACGAAGATAGCGATTTCTTGCAAAAGTCAAGTTGAAACTGGCTCCATAAGAAAATGGTTTCCCTGCCAGATTTAATTTATTACGATGACTCACTGTGATTTCAACTCCCTTGCTGTCTACCTTGTTATAGTTGGCATACGTATAATAATATCCTCCCATTGATGGTGGATAATCGCCTCCCATTGCTGTCAGAATATCATAGGTATAATTATAGAATGCATCAAATTCCATACCCAGTAAACCATTCCACATGGTAAAGTCGAAACCTGCATTGTAAGTTAACGTGTTTTCCCACGTCAGAGTAGGATTTGCAATTACAGATGCACGCAGCGCCTGCATGACTTTTCCGTTCAGAATTGTCTGGTACGCATTTTTGTTACCGTCCATCAGGTTATAAGTACTAAGGAATGCATACGGACTCACATCGTCATTACCCAACAAACCGATAGATGCACGTATTTTCATATCATCTAGAAAAGTCAGATCGGACATAAAGTTTTCTTTGGATATTCTCCACGCTACTGATGCTGATGGGAAAAATGCCCAACGTTTTCCACTTACATTGCCCGCAAACTTATACGAACCGTCATATCGTCCTGTAAATTCTGCCAGATACTTATTGTCATAGTCGTATTTCAAACGGAAAACGTAACCAATGCTACGATTGGCATCACTGTAGCCGGAAATAGGGGAGTCTGCCGGTTGTCCGAAACTCAATTCCGGAAGTTCTGCAAAACTCATATTCTTATTATATCCGGAGAAACTGTTTTCTTTATAATCACGGATTTCCGCAAGTACCATGGCTTCAACATTATGCTTACCGAAAGAATTCGCATAATTGATGCTTCCCTGGCCTACCATTTGACGGGAACTGAATTGTCCTTCACCTAAATTTATTCCATTTGCAGTTCCACGAGGATCATCCGCTTTAGTCCAAGTCCAGTCTGTAGTGGAAGTCGGCATTTTATTGATATAAGTAGAATAAGGTGTATTCAGGTTTTTATTATGTGAGGTCTTGTAGTCATAAGCTCCGGTAACCTTTACACTTAATCCTTTTACCCAAGGCAGATTATATTGTAAAGAGAGGTTAGTCTGCAAATCAAAGCTATTGGTATGTTTGTAGCCGGATTCATAAATAGCTGCTAGCGGACTATTCGGTAAGCTTGTATTATTCTGTGTAGTAGCGGTATAAAGTCCATCATATTTTTCCGGTAAATACGGATGCATCATGATAGTCTGGTGAGCAACGGATAACCAACCTTGTTCTCCCAATGTGGAATTAGAATCTGTACCACCGGAGGCATATCCCGGAGTTTCACGTTTTCCTACATTTCCGGCAACTCCCAAACTTAACTGGAAATTCTTGGCCAGCTGAGTTTCAATGTTGGTTCTTAAGTTGTACCGTCTATAAGTAAAGTTATCAATATTACCATCCTGTCCCAAATAGCCGACAGACGTGAAATAACGCATTTTGTCACTACCACCCTGTACGGTGATGTTATGCTTCTGATTGATACCTGTACCAAATACTTTATCAATATAATTGACATTATCCCACCCATCAGTAGGATCGCCGTTCAACATCGCTTCCACATTTGCTTTTGTGAATACCGGTGTATATTGCTTCATGTCCGTAATACTTCCGTTAGCCAGCTTATCCATCATATCAGCCATATTATAATAATATGCAAACTGGGGACCATTCATAAACTGCGGAAAGTTTGCATTCATAGATGCTCCTATTGAACCGTTATATGTGATTCTTGACTTTCCTTCCTGTCCTCTCTTTGTTGTAACAATGATAACACCACCTGCGCCCTTCAAACCGTACACAGCCGCAGAAGCTCCATCTTTCAAGACAGATACACTCTCAATATCATTAGGATCAATGTCATTGATGGAACGAGGCATACCATCTACAATATAAGTAACATTGTAAATAGAACCACGAACCCGCAATACTGCTTGGTCATCACCCGGTTCTCCAGAGACTTGAACAGAAGAAATGCCCGGCAAACGTCCGCCTAACAAACTTGATACATTGGTTGCCGGTGCCTTTAACAGTTCGTCGCCTTTGACTGCAGAAACCGCTCCTGTCAGGGATTGTTTCTTTGCAGTACCATAACCAACGACAATCACTTCATCCAGAGATGCCACATCATCCTTCATCACCACATTGATCGTTTTCTGTCCGGCAACTTTTATATCTTGTTCCGCCATACCTACATATGTGAAAGACAATATATCTTTTGAAGTCGCCTGAATGCTGTATTTTCCATTAACATCTGTAACTGTACCATTAGTAGTCCCCTTTACTACAACACTTACACCAGGTAGAGATTCTCCTGTCTCATCAGTAACAGTACCTTGCACCAAACTCTGTGCATGAGCATTGATAGCACATGCAAAAAGTGCGCATATTGAGAAAAGAAATATCTTCAATATGCGAGAGTTTTGCTTAATTTTTGAGTTAAACTCTGTCATAGAATTAATTTTTAGATTATTAATAAGATTGGTTAACATAATAATTCATTGTTTCTATAGCGGTTCTAATACTTTCCAGCATTGAAATAATCCCCTTGGTACATGAAAGCACCCTTTCCATTTACCACCTTTCAGCGGTAACAAAACTTCCCCTCTGCGATTCAGATATCCGTACCATTCCGGATATTCCGGATCTTTGAAGTGCGACCATGTGTAGTCATGCACTTTTTCAAACCATTCCAGACATTTCCTGTCTCCGGTCAGCTGATAACCTTTCAGCAGTGATATCAGAGATTCAATATGCACCCACCAAAGTTTCTGATCCCATTCCAATTGCTGGGGAGGACAACCGTTACGGTCCATAAAGTAATAGATACCTCCATATTGCTTGTCCCAACCATAGTCGAGCATTGTCAGGGTTACGTCTTTTGCTTTTTCTATCAATTTCGGACGATTCAGGCGTTTGCCCAGATCCATGATAAACCACATCGCTTCGATAGCATGACCGGGAGTCACCTGACGACCTTCGAAGCAATCCACCAGATTACCGTCCATATCGACATTCTCAACAATGATGCCCCCCAGCTCCGGACGATAAAAGACATCCATCACTTCATGGATACAGGTTTCCATCGTCTGTTCCAGATAGCCGGGATCCAGGAGATGTTCGATCTCCAAAGCCAGATTACAGAGGATCATCGGGAGGGCGAAGTTCTTCAGATTACGAGTACCCGGATGAAGCTTGTTCCACTTGCTTTTCGGATTATCAACCTTGGAAAGGATGATCTTGAAAGTCTTCTTTGCTATGTCCGCATATTCCTGATTACCAGTTGCTAGACTCAGCTGTCCGAAGGCCATCGTGGCGAAAGTATATGAGAAAATATTGTATGGTTCTACCAGTGGTCTACCCGAACGGTCGAGTGAAAAGTACCAGTTATAATTTCCATCATGTCCGTATTTTTTTAAGAATTCACCACCCTGAACGGCACAATCCAGCCATTCCTGTCGTTTTTCCACTTTGTTGTAAAGCATGGAGAACATCCATACCTCACGTCCCTGCAACCAGATGAACTTATCCGTATCGAAAACCTTCCCTTCACGGTCCAGGCAGCTGAAATAACCGCCAAACTCAAGATCTTGAGAGTGCTCGAGCCAGAATGGAAGGACATTGTCCAACAATTCATCCCGGTACTGATTCGCTAGTTTCTTAAAATCCATAATATTGTTTTTATTATAGATAGGTATAGGGTACACCGAAGGCGGGAAACGTTTCTTGAATGGCCATGCAGAAAACCGCCTGCGGCTTCTCTATACTTCTCAGTTGTTGTTAGTTTACTGTTATTAAGGTCTCTTTCTTTCTTCTACTGTTCCGACCGGGTCCAGTATCTTTCAATCTCTTCCAGTGACTTTCCTGTGGTCTCCGGCACGAGTTTCCATACGATGAGCATATACGGCACGCACATGACTGCGAACAGGAAGAATGTTCCGGCGGGGGTGAGATTCTGGAGCATCCAGGGGGTTAGCTGTCCGATCAGGTACGTTCCTATCCACAGGGCGAATCCTGCAATGGACATCGCCAGTCCGCGCACCTTGGTGGGGTACATCTCCGAAAGGAGCACGAACACCACGGCACAGATGGAGACGGCACAGCAGAATACATAGAACAGGAAGAAAACGAGCAGGAAGAGGCTGGATACTCCCCAGGAATCACCGAAGAGGAAGTAAATGCCGATCAGCAGGAGGGAGACAACCATCCCCGAAACTCCGTAATAGACCAGTTGCTTGCGGCCGACCCTGTCAATGATCACAAGAGCAAGAACGGTGGTCAGAGTGTTGACTAGTCCTACGAGAACTTGGTAAAAAACGCAAGTTTGTCGCTTTGACTGTTAAATATATGCAGAGAAAATCTTATCTTTGCCTTCGTTAAATTAACTAATACCCCCATTTATGAAAAGAAATCATTATTTATTTACCCTTATTCTCTTGTTAGGGTGCTCTATCTTTGTGAAAGCTTCAGACACCGTTTTTGTACATCAGACGCAAATTCCTATTTTAATTGAGCGGCAGGATAACGTATTGTTCTACTTTCGTTTAGATGCAAAAGAAAGCCGGATGATGGATGAGATCGTTTTGGATTTTGGAAAGAGTGTCAATCTGTCGGATGTACAGGCAGTCAAACTCTATTATGGCGGTACGGAAGCTTTACAAGATAAAGGAAAGAAGAGGTTTGCACCTGTTGACTATATATCCAGTCACCGTCCGGGGAATACATTGGCAGCAATACCGTCTTATTCGATAAAATGTGCGGAAGCCTTGCAGCCTTCTGCAAAAGTAGTTTTGAAGAGTCATTATAAGTTGTTCCCGGGGATTAATTTCTTTTGGATCAGCTTGCAGATGAAGCCGGAGACTTCTCTATTCACGAAAATAAGTTCTGAACTTCAATCAGTGAAGATCGATGGTAAAGAAGCCATTTGTGAAGAACGGTCGCCGAAAGACATCATTCATCGAATGGCAGTGGGCGTCCGCCATGCCGGTGATGACGGTTCGGCTTCTTTCCGTATTCCCGGATTGGTAACTTCAAATAAAGGAACGCTGCTTGGCGTATATGATGTCCGTTATAATAGCAGTGTCGATCTGCAGGAATATGTAGATGTCGGTTTGAGCCGGAGCACGGATGGTGGCAAAACATGGGAAAAGATGCGCCTTCCTCTTTCGTTCGGTGAATACGATGGTTTGCCTGCTGCACAGAATGGAGTAGGGGACCCTTCTATTTTGGTAGATACCCAAACGAATACAATTTGGGTTGTTGCCGCATGGACACACGGAATGGGTAATCAACGTGCCTGGTGGAGTTCTCATCCCGGAATGGATCTATATCAAACGGCACAACTGGTGATGGCAAAAAGTACGGATGACGGTAAAACCTGGTCGAAACCGATTAATATAACCGAACAAGTAAAAGACCCTTCCTGGTATTTCTTGCTTCAGGGACCGGGACGGGGAATAACAATGAGTGATGGAACTTTAGTATTCCCTACTCAGTTTATCGACTCTACCCGTGTACCTAATGCCGGTATCATGTATAGTAAAGACCGCGGAAAAACATGGAAGATGCACAACATGGCACGCACCAATACAACCGAAGCGCAAGTAGTAGAAACAGAGCCCGGAGTGCTGATGCTGAATATGCGGGATAACCGTGGAGGAAGCCGTGCTGTGGCAATTACAAAAGATCTGGGCAAGACATGGACAGAACATCCTTCCTCTCGGAAGGCCTTGCAGGAACCTGTATGTATGGCTAGTTTGATCCATGTGGAAGCTGAAGATAATGTACTTGATAAAGATATTCTTTTGTTCTCGAATCCGAATACGACCAGAGGACGCAATCATATAACTATTAAAGCTAGCCTGGACGATGGGCTGACCTGGCTTCCCGAACATCAGTTAATGCTGGATGAAGGAGAAGGCTGGGGATATAGCTGTCTGACAATGATTGATCGGGAAACGATTGGTATCTTGTATGAGAGTAGTGCAGCCCACATGACATTTCAAGCTGTAAAACTGAAAGATTTGATTCGATGAAAAGTCTTCGAATCTTTTTGGGGATTGCATTTTTATTCCATACCTTATATATATTGGGGGCAGATCATTTGCGTCTGCTTCCCCAACCTCAGCAATGTGTGCTTGCAAAAGGATATTTTATCGTGGGTAAAATGCAGCTTTCCACTCCTGTGCTTTCGCAGGAATGGAAACAGTTTGTGACGGAGATGGGAGGTACTCTGACTGATCAGTCGGCATCCTCTATCAATATAAAATTGGTTGACGCGATTGACAATGTATCTGTCAATAAGGAAGAGGCTTATCGTCTGACTATTACTCCAAAGGCAATTACTGTGGAGGCTGTAGCAGAGCGCGGAGTATATTGGGCGATGCAGACGCTATATCAACTAAAAGAAGAAAAGGGAAAGAAGAACCGCCTGCAATGTGCTACTATCACTGATTGGCCGGCTTTCCGGATTCGGGGTTTCATGCAGGATGTAGGGCGTAGCTACTTGTCTTTGGAAGAATTGAAACGTGAGATAGCCATATTATCCCGATTTAAAATCAATACCTTTCATTGGCACTTGACGGAAAATCAGGCATGGCGTCTGGAGAGTAAAATCTTTCCGATGCTGAATGACAGTACGAATATGACTCGTATGGCGGGTAAGTATTACACGTTGGAGGAAGCCAGAGAGTTGACCGAGTTCTGTAAAGCTCATCAGGTACTGTTGATTCCGGAGATTGATATGCCCGGGCATAGTGCGGCATTTATCCGTACTTTCCGTCATGATATGCAAAGTCCGGAAGGAATGAAAATCCTGAAACTCCTGCTGGATGAGATTTGTGAAACGTTTGATGTTCCATATCTCCATATTGGAACAGACGAAGTGCATTTTACTAATCCGCAGTTT
This sequence is a window from Bacteroides thetaiotaomicron VPI-5482. Protein-coding genes within it:
- a CDS encoding AGE family epimerase/isomerase, giving the protein MDFKKLANQYRDELLDNVLPFWLEHSQDLEFGGYFSCLDREGKVFDTDKFIWLQGREVWMFSMLYNKVEKRQEWLDCAVQGGEFLKKYGHDGNYNWYFSLDRSGRPLVEPYNIFSYTFATMAFGQLSLATGNQEYADIAKKTFKIILSKVDNPKSKWNKLHPGTRNLKNFALPMILCNLALEIEHLLDPGYLEQTMETCIHEVMDVFYRPELGGIIVENVDMDGNLVDCFEGRQVTPGHAIEAMWFIMDLGKRLNRPKLIEKAKDVTLTMLDYGWDKQYGGIYYFMDRNGCPPQQLEWDQKLWWVHIESLISLLKGYQLTGDRKCLEWFEKVHDYTWSHFKDPEYPEWYGYLNRRGEVLLPLKGGKWKGCFHVPRGLFQCWKVLEPL
- a CDS encoding SusC/RagA family TonB-linked outer membrane protein, with amino-acid sequence MTEFNSKIKQNSRILKIFLFSICALFACAINAHAQSLVQGTVTDETGESLPGVSVVVKGTTNGTVTDVNGKYSIQATSKDILSFTYVGMAEQDIKVAGQKTINVVMKDDVASLDEVIVVGYGTAKKQSLTGAVSAVKGDELLKAPATNVSSLLGGRLPGISSVQVSGEPGDDQAVLRVRGSIYNVTYIVDGMPRSINDIDPNDIESVSVLKDGASAAVYGLKGAGGVIIVTTKRGQEGKSRITYNGSIGASMNANFPQFMNGPQFAYYYNMADMMDKLANGSITDMKQYTPVFTKANVEAMLNGDPTDGWDNVNYIDKVFGTGINQKHNITVQGGSDKMRYFTSVGYLGQDGNIDNFTYRRYNLRTNIETQLAKNFQLSLGVAGNVGKRETPGYASGGTDSNSTLGEQGWLSVAHQTIMMHPYLPEKYDGLYTATTQNNTSLPNSPLAAIYESGYKHTNSFDLQTNLSLQYNLPWVKGLSVKVTGAYDYKTSHNKNLNTPYSTYINKMPTSTTDWTWTKADDPRGTANGINLGEGQFSSRQMVGQGSINYANSFGKHNVEAMVLAEIRDYKENSFSGYNKNMSFAELPELSFGQPADSPISGYSDANRSIGYVFRLKYDYDNKYLAEFTGRYDGSYKFAGNVSGKRWAFFPSASVAWRISKENFMSDLTFLDDMKIRASIGLLGNDDVSPYAFLSTYNLMDGNKNAYQTILNGKVMQALRASVIANPTLTWENTLTYNAGFDFTMWNGLLGMEFDAFYNYTYDILTAMGGDYPPSMGGYYYTYANYNKVDSKGVEITVSHRNKLNLAGKPFSYGASFNLTFARNRYLRYPDSPNTVEWRKRTGRSVDASVVWVAEGLFRSEEEIDNSAWYGTRPNVGDIKYKDLNGDGKIDEDDRTRVGRGNRPELTYGLNLNCAWNGFDLSAQFTGGALFDVSLTGTYYNGYDDNTVWTQAFKEGANSPLYLVQNAYTTENPNGTFPRLTLGNQGHGGDNGLASTFWLRNGRYLRLKSAQLGYTFPKKWMSPVGIQNLRIYVEGSNLFTISGLPDGIDPESPGVNNGYYPQQRTIMGGITLTF
- a CDS encoding sialidase family protein, translated to MKRNHYLFTLILLLGCSIFVKASDTVFVHQTQIPILIERQDNVLFYFRLDAKESRMMDEIVLDFGKSVNLSDVQAVKLYYGGTEALQDKGKKRFAPVDYISSHRPGNTLAAIPSYSIKCAEALQPSAKVVLKSHYKLFPGINFFWISLQMKPETSLFTKISSELQSVKIDGKEAICEERSPKDIIHRMAVGVRHAGDDGSASFRIPGLVTSNKGTLLGVYDVRYNSSVDLQEYVDVGLSRSTDGGKTWEKMRLPLSFGEYDGLPAAQNGVGDPSILVDTQTNTIWVVAAWTHGMGNQRAWWSSHPGMDLYQTAQLVMAKSTDDGKTWSKPINITEQVKDPSWYFLLQGPGRGITMSDGTLVFPTQFIDSTRVPNAGIMYSKDRGKTWKMHNMARTNTTEAQVVETEPGVLMLNMRDNRGGSRAVAITKDLGKTWTEHPSSRKALQEPVCMASLIHVEAEDNVLDKDILLFSNPNTTRGRNHITIKASLDDGLTWLPEHQLMLDEGEGWGYSCLTMIDRETIGILYESSAAHMTFQAVKLKDLIR